From the bacterium genome, the window TCGAAGAACGTGTCGGCGCGGTGCCGCGTGCGGTCGATGAACTGGTCGGGGACGACGACGTGCAGCGGCTCGACCGTTCCGTCGAGCGAGCCGACGGCGGAGGCCGAAAGAACGAACTCGACCCCCAGCGACTTCATCGCCCAGACGTTGGCGCGGTAGTTGATCTCGGTCGGCGAGATGCGGTGGCCCCGGCCGTGCCGCGCGAGAAACGCCACCGGCGTTCCGGACAGCTTTCCGAGGACGACCGCGTCGGACGGCGACCCGTACGGCGTCTCGATCCGCCGTTCCTCGACGTCCTGCAGCTCCTCGACGCGGTAAAGCCCCGATCCGCCGAACACTCCCAGCCGCGGTTGCATCGTCTCTCCGTCCGTCAGGGCGCGGCGCCGATCGTGATCTGCAGCGTCGTGTCGCCGACCGTGATCTCGTCGCCGTCCTGGAGTTCGCAGGCCGTGATCCGGCGTCCGTTGACGAACGTGCCGTTCGTCGAGCCGAGGTCCTTCACCAGCACGCAGACCGTGCCGTAGACCTCGAGGCTGGCGTGGCGGCGCGAGACGCGCGGATCGACGATCACGACGTCCACCGAGCCCCGGCCGAGCAGGACGCGCGACTGCGTCAACCGGAACGAGTTCCCCTTCGACGGACCGGAGATCACGTCGAGCGAAACATCCCACCCTTCGGGAAGCGCGACGCGGCCGAGGTCGTCGCCCGCCGCCACCGCCGCGCCCAGGACCGCCCCGTTGGGGGGCGGCTGGATCGGCACCATCTGCGTGGGGCCCCCGACCCGCGCCGGCTCGCACGCCGCGCAGCGCCCCTCGAGATCGAGCGGGCCGCCGCAGCGGGGACAAGCGGCGAGGTGGGTCACTCCCCCGCCTCCTCCACGCTGAAGCCGAACGCTTCGGCGAGCGCCTTGCCGGTCCGCGTCTCGAAGCGGCTCTTGAACGAGGGGATGTCGGCCGAGTCGTCGTCGGCGACGATCTTCTCCACGCGGTGCAGCGGGTAGTACTGCAGCGAGGGGACCAGCGGCCCTTCCTCGCCGCGCGACCACTGGGAGACCCAGGACTCGAACGCCTCGACGTCCAGCCCTTCCATCCCCACGCCGACCGTGTCGAGCTGGCGGATCACGCCGAACAGCTTCTGCCGCGGCTCGCGCAGGTAGAGCACGGCGATCGTCCCTTCGCCGAACGGCTCCTCGTACCGGTCGTCGTCGTCCTCGTCGTCGATATCGTCGAGGTCGGCGAACGGACGCTCGCAGAGTTCGAGCAGGATCCCGCCGGTGTCCTTGGGATGGAGGAACGCGACCCGCGCGTTCCCCGCCCCCGGACGCACGCCGGGGGGCAGCGGCCGGACGCCGCCGGCGGCCAAGTCGGCCAGCGCGGCCTCGAGGTCGTCCACGCGCAAAGCCATGTGGGCGATCCCCTCCCCGCGCTTCTCGAGCGTCTTGGCCACCGGCGAGTCGTCCGCCGTCGGTTCGAGCAGCTCGACGTGGGCGCCGCAGACGTCGATGAACCAAGTCCGGACCTTCTCGCTCGCGACCTCCTCGACGCGTTCCAGCGGCAGGCCCAGCAGCCCCGTCCAAAGACGGATCCGCTCCTTGGGGTCCTTCACCGCCACGCCGAGATGGTCGATGCCGATCACGTGACTGTCCATCGTCGTCTCCGCCGCCCGCCGTCGGGGCGCGTCAGTGCTGGGAACGCTCGCACAGCTCCAGCAGGATACCGCCGGTGTGCTTCGGATGGACGAAGGCGACCTTCGCCCCGCCCGCGCCCGGACGGACGCCCGGCGGCAGCGGTTCGATCCCGTTCGCGGCCAGCTTGCCGAGGACCGCCTCGATGTCGTCCACGCGCAGCGCCATGTGGGCGATCCCTTCGCCGCGCTTCTCGATCGTCTTGGCGACCGGCGAGTCGTCGGCCGTCGGCTCGAGCAGCTCGATGTGCACGCCGCAGGCGTTCACGAAGTAGGTGCGGACCTTCTCGCTCGCGACTTCCTCGACCTTTTCCAGCGGCAGGCCGAGAACGTCCTTCCACAGCTTCATCCGCTGGTTAGGATCCTTGCAGGCGACGCCCAAATGGTCGATCCCCAACACGCGACCGCTCATGACTACCTCCATTCACCCGGCCGGCTGCCGCCGACGATCTCCTCGACCGCCGTGTACGGGTCGGTTTCCCGACGGGCCAGCCGCTCGACGATCTTGTTCCAGTTGTCGAGGCCGATTCCGTGCTCCACGACGCGCCTGAACAGCGCGCGCCCGAGGATGTCCTCGAGCCGCACGCGGGCGCGCTCGAGGCGCCGCGCGCGGCGGCGCTCCTCGGTCTCCGGATGGTCGAGGTGGGCCTTGATCGCCTCGACCAACCGATCGACTCCCTCGCCCTTCAGCGCGATCGTCTTGACGATCGGCGGCTTCGGGCGGTCCTCGTCCGCCATCGCCAACATCTGCTGCAGCTCCATGGCCAGCTTGTCGGCGCCGTCGCGGTCGGACTTGTTGATCACGAAGAGGTCGGCGATCTCGAGGATCCCGGCCTTGATCGCCTGGATGTCGTCCCCCATGCCGGGGACGAGCACGACCAGCACCGCGTCGGCCAGGCGGGCGATTTCGATTTCCGACTGCCCCACGCCGACCGTCTCGACGATCAGGACGTCGTAGCCGGCGGCGTCCAGCAGGTCGAGCGCCTCGCCGGCCGAGCGGCAAAGGCCGCCCAGATGGCCGCGCGTGGCCATCGAGCGGATGAAGACGCCGTCGTCGCCGGCGTGCCGCATCATCCGCACGCGGTCGCCGAGGATCGCCCCGCCGGAGAAGGCGCTGGACGGGTCCACCGCGACGACGCCGACCTTGAGGCCGGCCGCGCGGTACTGCTCGATGAGGCGGTCCACCAGGCTGCTCTTGCCCGCCCCGGGGAAGCCGGTCACGCCGATCGTCACGGCCCGTCCGGCCCGCGGGTAGAGGCTGCGCAGCAGTTCGGGAGCGCCGGCCGCCGCGCATTCCACGACGGTGATGCCGCGCGCCAAGGCGCGCCGCTGCCCGGCGACGATTTCTTGGGACAGCTCCGATGCGTCGATCACGGAGAAACTCGCTTCTGAAGGCCCGGCCATCTGGGTGGGCGGCCGGTGCGGTGTTCGAAGCCCGACAATACCTTACGGTCGCCGGTTCGCCCACTCCGCGGCAAACCTACAGAAGATCGACGAAAAGCTCGTCCGCGATCAGGAACGCCCGCTCGGCGAGCCGCCGACGCGACCCCTCCGCGACGATCATCCCCTCGGCCTCCGCCCTGGCGAGGCGCGGCAGACGCCGCGCGAGGGCCTCCGCCCCGTGGCGCGCCGCGAGCCGGTCGAGGTCGATCCCCGCCGCCAGCCGCAGGCCGAAGACCAGCGCCTCCCCCATCCGCCGGTCGGGATCGTACGGCTCCCGCTCCCGCGTCCGGCGCCCTTCGGCCGCCCCTTCCACGTATTCCGCGAAGCGGCGCGGGTTCGTCCATCGCTCTCCGTCGACGTAGGAGGCGGCGGACTGGCCGAAGCCGACGTACGGCTGGTCGGTCCAGTACTTGACGTTGTGGCGGCTCTCCCGCCCCGGGCGCGCGAAGTTCGAGATCTCGTAGCGGGCGATCCCCGCAGCGGCGAGGGCGGCGACCGTCTCCTCGTACATCGCCGCCGCCGCGTCGTCGTCCGGCCGCGGCCGCGTCCCCCGCTCGATCATCCGGACCAGCGGCGTCCTGGCGTCGGTCTCGAGAGCGTAGAAGGAGAAGTGGTCGGCCGGCAGGGCGAGGAACGCGCGCAGCTCGTCCCGCCACTCCTCGACCGACTGCCCCGGGCGGCCGAAGATCCCGTCCACCCCGACCGAGCGGAAGCCGCTCTGGGCCGCCAACTCGACGGCCAGCCGATTGACCGCGGCGTCCCCGCCCCGGCCGACGGCCGCCAGACCCGCCGGCGCGAGCGATTGGACGCCGACGGTGATCCGGTCGAACCCGCTTCCGCGCCAAAACGCCGCCCGGCCCGCGGTGACGTCTTCGGGATTCGTCTCGAGGGCGATCTCGGCGTTCTCGGCCAGATCGAAAGCCGCACGCAGTCGCTCCAGGGTTTCGACGAGGAGCGCCGGATCGACGTGGGAGGGCGTGCCGCCGCCGAAATGGACCGTGTCGGCGCGGCGCCGCCCGCGCTCCCGCGCGAAGGCGTCGATCTCCGCCCACAGCGCGCGGAAGTAGTCCGGCGCCAGCCGTTCCTGCCCGACGACGATCGAGAAGTCGCAATAGGCGCACCGCCGCGCGCAGAACGGCACGTGAACGTAGATCCCGACCGCTTCGTCTTCCCGACCGACCACGCGCGGCAAGCCCCCGGCAGGGCGCGGAAACGCGCCCCCGCGGACGCCATTTGTACGCCCAACGGGACGCCCGCGCAGAAAGGCCCTTCCAGCGTTGACAACGAGCGGCGCGCGGACCTACCATCCGCCAGCTTCGTTGGACCGTTTTTTCCGGAGTGCCGGGGAGAAAGGGAACGCCGATGCGCGAATTGGGGCGCGCCTTGGCGGTTTGTCTGGTCGTTGCGCTCGCCGCGTTCCTCGCCGACGCGTTGTTCGACGAGGGTGCGCTGCCGTTCTGCGACGACGCCGCCGTCGCCTGCGGGGTTTCCGCGGACGAGCAGGCGCCCGACCGTTCCTTCGGTTTCGTGGTCCCGTGCGCGCCGGTCCTCGCGCCGACGACCGTCGTTCCGCCGCCGTCGTTCCTCGGCGGCGCGCCGCTCTCCCCGTCCCGTCGCCTCGTCGTCTGTCGCCGCGCATAGAGCGCGGGCGGCAGTGTCGTGGTCCGCGCCGCAGGTCCTCGGCGCGGGATGCCGTTTTTGAGGGGTTCGCGGGCGAGAGGACGCCCGCGGCTGGCTAAAGAGGAGGCCAGAAGCAAATGGGTGGTTTGAAGAAGTGGGGTTCCGTCGTCTTCGCCGGTCTGCTGGTGGCCGCGGCCGCTTGGCTGCCTTCCGCCGCGCAGCAGCGCCGGGCCGACACCGTGGACGACTCCGACGTCGTCCAGGTTCCCGGCAACGTCCACGCGCTCGCCCAGCCGCAGTTCATCGTCGGCGCGCCTGACTTCGACGCCCCGATGGAGCGGATGGTCCTGACCCTCCGGATGCGTCCGGACGCGCAGGCGCGTCTGTCCCGGCTGCTCGTCGAGCAGCAGGACCCGTCCTCCGCCAACTACCACAAGTGGCTCACGCCGGAGCAGTTCGGCGCCCAGTTCGGCCCGACGCCGGCGCAGCTTCGCTTGGTCTCGACCTGGCTGATCCGCAACGGCTTCCGCGTCGAGGACGTCGCCAAGAGCGGCCTGTGGATCAACTTCTCCGGCACGGTGGGGAGCGTCGAGCGCACCTTCCGCACCCAGATCCGGACGCTGAACGTCGATGGGCGCCTGCATCAGGCGAACCTCGCCGATCCGTCGATCCCGCGCGCCCTCGCCGGCATCGTCCACGGCGTGGTCACGATGCACGACTTCCGCCGGACGCCGATGAACCACGGCTTCCGGCCGCTGCCCGCCGGCGCGGTCTCCGTCGTCGCCCCGAACTACACCAGCGGCAGCTCGCACTACCTCGCCCCGGCCGACTTCGCGACGATCTACAACGTGAAGGCGCTCTACGACGCCGGGTACACCGGGAGCGGGCAGACGATCGCCATCGTCGGCCGCACCGACATCCACATCGCCGACGTCCAGTACTTCCGCAGCTACTTCGGCCTGCCGGCCAACGACCCGGTGACGGTCCACAACGGAACCGCCCCCGGCGTCGTCGATTCGGGCGAGGAAGGCGAAGCGCTGCTCGACCTCGAATGGTCGGGCGCGGTCGCGAAGAACGCGACGATCAAGTTCGTCGTCACCAAGTCCACCAGCACGACGGACGGCGTCGATCTCTCGGCGCAGTACATCGTCAACAACAACGTCGCGCCGGTGATGAGCACCAGCTTCGGGGCCTGCGAATCGGCCATCGGCACGAGCGAAAACAACTTCTTCAACAACCTCTGGCAGCAGGCGGCGGCGCAGGGGATCACCTCCTTCGTCTCCTCCGGCGACAGCGGGGCGTCCGGCTGCGACGGCGGCAGCGCCACCAGCGGCTCCGGCCGCGCGATCTCGGGCCTCTGCTCCACGCCGTACGACGTCTGCGTCGGCGGCTCGATGTTCGACGACGCCTCCAACCCGTCGGCCTACTGGGCCTCGACGAACGACGCGACGACCCACGGCTCGGCCCTCTCCTACATTCCGGAGAAGGTCTGGAACGAGAGCGCCAACGTCAGCGGCGGCTCGGGCCTCTGGGCGACCGGCGGCGGCGCTTCGTCCGTCTACTCCAAGCCCTCGTGGCAGGTCGCGACCGGCGTGCCGAGCGACGGCAAGCGCGACGTCCCGGACGTCTCGCTGACCGCCGCCGGCTACGACGGCTACATCATCGTCCAAGGCCACACGTCGAGCGCCTCCGGCCTCACCGTCACCGGCGGCACCTCCGCTTCCTCGCCCTCGTTCGCCGGCCTGATGGCCCTGATCAACCAGAAGACCGCGACGACGCAGGGGAACGCCAACGTCCGCTTCTACCAGCTCGGCGCCGCGCAGTACGGCGGCACGGGCGCGACGGTCTTCCACGACGTGACCAGCGGCAACAACAGCGTTCCGAGCGTCACCGGCTACACCGCCGGAACCGGCTACGACCTCGCCACCGGGCTCGGCACGGTGGACGCCAAGGCGCTGGCCGACAACTGGGCCGGCCAGGCCACGCCGGACTTCGCCGTGACCGTTTCTCCGTCCTCCGTCTCCGCGACGGCCGGCGGGCAGACGACCGCGACGGTGACCACGACCGTCTCCGGCGGCTTCAACTCCGCCGTTTCGCTCTCCGTCTCCGGCCTGCCGACCGGCGCCACGGCCACGTTCTCGCCGGCGTCGATCGCCGCCCCCGGTTCCGGCAGCTCGACCCTCACCCTCGCGACCGGCACGGCCGCCGCGGGAACCTACAGCCTCACGATCACCGCGACCGGCAACGGGACGACCCACGCCGCCGCGCTGAGCTTCGCGATCAACGCCGTCCAGACGACCTACTCGATCTCCGGCGCGGTGACCCTCAACGGCGCCGGACTCTCCGGCGTGACCGTCGGCGCCGGCTCGACGAGCGCGGCGACCGACGCCAACGGCGCCTACACGATCTCCGGCCTCGCCAACGGCACGTACACGCTGACGCCGAGCAAGACCGGCTACACCTTCTCGCCGGCGACGCAGAGCGTCGCGGTGAGCGGCGCGGACGTGACCGGCAAGAACTTCACGGCCACGGCGACGACCGGGGACACCGCGCTGACCAGCGGCGTCGCGGTCGCCGGCTCGATCACCTCCACCTCGCGGAACGGCGCGTGGAACTACTACTACATCGACGTTCCGAGCGGCGCGACGAGCCTCGCCGTGACGATGACCGGCCTCTCCGCCGACGCCGACCTCTACGACATGTTCAACGCCAAACCGACCACGAGCTCCTACACCAGCCGCTCGTGGAACAGCGGGACGACGAGCGAGTCGATCACCAACAGCAGCCCGTCCGCGGGCCGCTGGTACATCGGCGTCACCAACTACGCCACCGGCACGATCACCTACACCATCAAGGCGACGGTGACGACGCCGGCCGCGACCTACACCGTTTCCGGGACCGTCACGCTCAACGGCGCGGGCCTCTCCGGCGCGACCGTCAGCGCCGGCTCGGCGAGCGCCACGACCGACGCCAACGGCGCCTACACCATCTCCGGCCTCGCCAACGGGACCTACACCCTGACGCCGAGCAAGAGCGGCTACACCTTCACGCCGACCTCGCAGAGCGTCACCGTGAACGGCGCCAACCTGACCGGCAAGAACTTCACCGCGACCGTCGCGCCGGCGGGCCTCACCGACGGCGACTTCGAGGGCGGGCTGTACGGTTCCTCCAGCACCGGCGCCTCCGGCACGACCGGGCCCTGGGCCTGGACGTCCACCGGCGGCAAGAACCCGATCCAGACCGGCAGCTCGAAGGCGCACGCCGGCTCGTGGTTCGCGGTGATGAACGGCTACGGCAAGAGCGAGACCGACACCCTCTCCCAGACGGCGACGATTCCGGTCTCCTCCACCGCCAAGCTGAACTTCTACCTCAAGGTCACGACGTCGGACGGCACGAGCAAGGCCTACGACAAGCTGACCGTCTACCTGATCGACCAGAACGGCGCCAGCCACCAGCTCGTCCAGTACAGCAACGTCAACGCCAAGACGAGCGGCTACGCGCTGAAGAGCCTCTCCG encodes:
- the mce gene encoding methylmalonyl-CoA epimerase, which codes for MSGRVLGIDHLGVACKDPNQRMKLWKDVLGLPLEKVEEVASEKVRTYFVNACGVHIELLEPTADDSPVAKTIEKRGEGIAHMALRVDDIEAVLGKLAANGIEPLPPGVRPGAGGAKVAFVHPKHTGGILLELCERSQH
- the meaB gene encoding methylmalonyl Co-A mutase-associated GTPase MeaB — its product is MIDASELSQEIVAGQRRALARGITVVECAAAGAPELLRSLYPRAGRAVTIGVTGFPGAGKSSLVDRLIEQYRAAGLKVGVVAVDPSSAFSGGAILGDRVRMMRHAGDDGVFIRSMATRGHLGGLCRSAGEALDLLDAAGYDVLIVETVGVGQSEIEIARLADAVLVVLVPGMGDDIQAIKAGILEIADLFVINKSDRDGADKLAMELQQMLAMADEDRPKPPIVKTIALKGEGVDRLVEAIKAHLDHPETEERRRARRLERARVRLEDILGRALFRRVVEHGIGLDNWNKIVERLARRETDPYTAVEEIVGGSRPGEWR
- the hemW gene encoding radical SAM family heme chaperone HemW gives rise to the protein MVGREDEAVGIYVHVPFCARRCAYCDFSIVVGQERLAPDYFRALWAEIDAFARERGRRRADTVHFGGGTPSHVDPALLVETLERLRAAFDLAENAEIALETNPEDVTAGRAAFWRGSGFDRITVGVQSLAPAGLAAVGRGGDAAVNRLAVELAAQSGFRSVGVDGIFGRPGQSVEEWRDELRAFLALPADHFSFYALETDARTPLVRMIERGTRPRPDDDAAAAMYEETVAALAAAGIARYEISNFARPGRESRHNVKYWTDQPYVGFGQSAASYVDGERWTNPRRFAEYVEGAAEGRRTREREPYDPDRRMGEALVFGLRLAAGIDLDRLAARHGAEALARRLPRLARAEAEGMIVAEGSRRRLAERAFLIADELFVDLL
- a CDS encoding MTAP family purine nucleoside phosphorylase → MQPRLGVFGGSGLYRVEELQDVEERRIETPYGSPSDAVVLGKLSGTPVAFLARHGRGHRISPTEINYRANVWAMKSLGVEFVLSASAVGSLDGTVEPLHVVVPDQFIDRTRHRADTFF
- a CDS encoding carboxypeptidase regulatory-like domain-containing protein yields the protein MGGLKKWGSVVFAGLLVAAAAWLPSAAQQRRADTVDDSDVVQVPGNVHALAQPQFIVGAPDFDAPMERMVLTLRMRPDAQARLSRLLVEQQDPSSANYHKWLTPEQFGAQFGPTPAQLRLVSTWLIRNGFRVEDVAKSGLWINFSGTVGSVERTFRTQIRTLNVDGRLHQANLADPSIPRALAGIVHGVVTMHDFRRTPMNHGFRPLPAGAVSVVAPNYTSGSSHYLAPADFATIYNVKALYDAGYTGSGQTIAIVGRTDIHIADVQYFRSYFGLPANDPVTVHNGTAPGVVDSGEEGEALLDLEWSGAVAKNATIKFVVTKSTSTTDGVDLSAQYIVNNNVAPVMSTSFGACESAIGTSENNFFNNLWQQAAAQGITSFVSSGDSGASGCDGGSATSGSGRAISGLCSTPYDVCVGGSMFDDASNPSAYWASTNDATTHGSALSYIPEKVWNESANVSGGSGLWATGGGASSVYSKPSWQVATGVPSDGKRDVPDVSLTAAGYDGYIIVQGHTSSASGLTVTGGTSASSPSFAGLMALINQKTATTQGNANVRFYQLGAAQYGGTGATVFHDVTSGNNSVPSVTGYTAGTGYDLATGLGTVDAKALADNWAGQATPDFAVTVSPSSVSATAGGQTTATVTTTVSGGFNSAVSLSVSGLPTGATATFSPASIAAPGSGSSTLTLATGTAAAGTYSLTITATGNGTTHAAALSFAINAVQTTYSISGAVTLNGAGLSGVTVGAGSTSAATDANGAYTISGLANGTYTLTPSKTGYTFSPATQSVAVSGADVTGKNFTATATTGDTALTSGVAVAGSITSTSRNGAWNYYYIDVPSGATSLAVTMTGLSADADLYDMFNAKPTTSSYTSRSWNSGTTSESITNSSPSAGRWYIGVTNYATGTITYTIKATVTTPAATYTVSGTVTLNGAGLSGATVSAGSASATTDANGAYTISGLANGTYTLTPSKSGYTFTPTSQSVTVNGANLTGKNFTATVAPAGLTDGDFEGGLYGSSSTGASGTTGPWAWTSTGGKNPIQTGSSKAHAGSWFAVMNGYGKSETDTLSQTATIPVSSTAKLNFYLKVTTSDGTSKAYDKLTVYLIDQNGASHQLVQYSNVNAKTSGYALKSLSVSAYQGQTVTIKFSATEDSSLSTYFYIDDVALAN
- a CDS encoding FHA domain-containing protein produces the protein MTHLAACPRCGGPLDLEGRCAACEPARVGGPTQMVPIQPPPNGAVLGAAVAAGDDLGRVALPEGWDVSLDVISGPSKGNSFRLTQSRVLLGRGSVDVVIVDPRVSRRHASLEVYGTVCVLVKDLGSTNGTFVNGRRITACELQDGDEITVGDTTLQITIGAAP